TTAGCTTTATGAAAATATATAGTAGCAGAATCATTTAGTTTTTTAAAGCGATAATAATTAGCTAACATATAGTTGTTTTTAGCTTCAATAGAATCACTAACAAAGGAATAATGTTTTATAAAGTTTCTAACTTTATTTAGTTTTATTAATGTAGAGTCTCTGTTTTTAAATGCTTTTTTATGTAGAACTTTAATTTCGGTAAGCACTTCTGTTTCATTTTTTTTAGAAGTACAGGCATAAACAAAGCATGTTAGTGTCAAGAAAAAACACAACCTTTTAAACATAGTAAGATACTTGATTGATCTGACTAAGTTATGAAATTAAAAATTTATTGGGTATAGTAAAATAGGAGTAGAGGAGTTGTTAAAATTGATATTTCTTATCAATAGCATACTTTACAAGTTCATTTCCACTATTTAAATTTAATTTTCTAATCATATTTTTTCTATGTGTATCCACTGTAGTTTTAGCGATAAAAAGATCTTCAGCAATTTGTTTTGATGTTTTTCCATTGGCAATATGTTGTAAAATTTCTTTTTCTCTATTAGATAAAACAATCTGATCTGATTTTCCTATAGTTACGTTTTTATCAATGTAGTCATTCATAAAGTTAAAAGCTACGTTAGGATCAAAAAAAGTGTTACCCTCAGCTATCACTTTTATAGCTTTAGAAAGCATTTTTATTCCAGAATTTTTCAATAAATATCCAGAAGCACCAGCATCTAACATTTGTTTTATTGCATCTGGTTGATCAAACATGGTTAAGGCTAAAACTTTAATATGTTTGAATTTAGATTTTATAATCTTGGTAGCAGCAATACCATCCATTTTAGGCATTCTAATGTCAGTAATAACTAATTTGGGTTGTTTTAACTCTACTAATTTAATAAGCTCTTCACCATTGTTTACACTACCAATTATTTTGATTTCTTCATCATATTCAAAAAAAGATTTAACTCCATCAATCAACATTTGATGATCTTCTGCAATAACGATTGTAGTCATATTTTTTCAATTTGTTTTACTCAAATATAATAAACCAAAATAGTATTGAGTTACTTACAGCTAGGTATTTAAATAGGGATATTCATTATAATTGAAGTCCCGCTTTTCGAAGAAGAGTCTATCTGAAAAGTTCCTTCTAAATGTTCTATTCTTTTTTGAATAGAGTGTAATCCCATGCCTGTTTTAGCTTTAATTTTTTTAGGATCAAATCCTTTTCCATTATCTTCAATAATAATGTTTAACGTGTCTTTAAACTGAGAAATGCTTATTGTTGCTTCGCTGGCTTCAGCATGTTTAATAATATTGGTGGTTAACTCTTGTATAATTCTAAATAAAGTGAGTTCTGTATTGGTATCTAATCGTTGCTCTAAACCAAAATCTATAATTTCAATTTTTAACTGATTTGCAGCAGAAATTTTTTCTGCCATAATTTTTACAGCGACTAATAATCCCTGATTAGCAATTACTCCTGCATTTTTAGCGTGAGCAATACTTCTGACTTTTAGATAAGTTTCATCAATTAATTTCTCAGTTTTTTCATATAAATCATCTTGGTTAAAATGTTTTTTCTCTCTATTGAGTTTTAAATTTTCAAAATGAAGTTTTAAAGTAGCTAGAACACTACC
This genomic stretch from Tenacibaculum jejuense harbors:
- a CDS encoding response regulator, which codes for MTTIVIAEDHQMLIDGVKSFFEYDEEIKIIGSVNNGEELIKLVELKQPKLVITDIRMPKMDGIAATKIIKSKFKHIKVLALTMFDQPDAIKQMLDAGASGYLLKNSGIKMLSKAIKVIAEGNTFFDPNVAFNFMNDYIDKNVTIGKSDQIVLSNREKEILQHIANGKTSKQIAEDLFIAKTTVDTHRKNMIRKLNLNSGNELVKYAIDKKYQF